One region of Acidobacteriota bacterium genomic DNA includes:
- a CDS encoding DUF885 domain-containing protein, protein MNVFDQFVSRFLNEYNRFHPVNATLLGHHDFNTELDDLSASAIEVQRAWLESARQDLAAISIESLDTGRQVDHTILSNKIFARQLDLDVLRVWRRDPCFYNDLATRSIHGLITRPYAPLDERAHAFIARLRQIPVLLNLGRQHLEAELSDPPALPLHTSGLQPLVGIPHSFVEAALTEFDGGLWFFEHDVTRVLDNVSDSQLRRQGYDANDQVVDIYRDMLTWLETSVRPRSSGSFALGHDVFAAKLRAEEHITTPVEEIVAVATEKLHQTQARMHELVARIGSCETVWECVKHLSERDQPTVHDVLPAYAHELGAARQFILDQKLVDVPPGELRMEEMPPFLRDITIAAIERTGPFEKAELPSFFFVTLPDPKACSNEQAEMLRAHSRMMRQTTIVHEAYPGHFVQGLHWALTPSAVRKSFSSMTFVEGWAHYCEQMMAEQGFWDDDPQLFLFQEFDALLRIGRVIAATRMHTEGMTVAEAEAFLQKEVWQEPVLARMEAHRYMRDPFVLVYSWGKWQFQSLLEEFRRQQGSDFSLGDFHNQVLAHGEPPVELLRRLVLEA, encoded by the coding sequence ATGAATGTTTTTGACCAGTTTGTCAGCCGTTTTCTGAATGAATACAACCGGTTTCATCCGGTCAATGCCACACTGCTCGGACATCATGACTTCAATACTGAACTGGATGACCTGTCAGCCAGCGCGATTGAGGTTCAGCGTGCCTGGTTGGAATCAGCGCGTCAGGATCTGGCCGCGATTTCGATTGAATCGCTGGACACTGGGCGCCAGGTGGATCACACCATTTTGTCCAACAAAATCTTTGCCCGACAACTTGACCTGGACGTGTTGCGGGTCTGGCGGCGTGACCCATGTTTTTATAATGATCTGGCGACGCGCTCGATTCACGGATTGATCACCCGTCCCTATGCCCCGCTTGATGAACGTGCCCACGCCTTTATTGCCCGGTTGCGCCAGATTCCGGTACTCCTGAATCTTGGCCGGCAGCATCTTGAAGCTGAACTGAGTGACCCGCCAGCCTTGCCGCTTCACACATCAGGTTTGCAGCCTCTGGTCGGTATTCCACATTCGTTTGTTGAAGCCGCATTAACCGAATTTGACGGTGGCCTGTGGTTTTTTGAGCACGATGTAACCCGAGTTCTGGACAATGTCTCGGATTCACAGTTGCGGCGTCAGGGGTATGATGCCAACGATCAGGTGGTGGACATCTATCGGGACATGCTTACCTGGCTTGAAACCAGCGTTCGGCCTCGAAGCTCAGGCAGTTTTGCGCTGGGGCATGATGTCTTTGCCGCCAAACTGCGGGCCGAAGAACACATCACCACACCGGTTGAGGAAATTGTAGCGGTTGCCACTGAAAAACTTCACCAGACCCAGGCGCGAATGCACGAGCTGGTGGCTCGAATCGGCTCTTGCGAAACGGTGTGGGAATGCGTCAAACACCTCTCTGAACGTGACCAGCCGACGGTTCACGATGTGCTCCCAGCCTATGCCCACGAACTCGGCGCGGCTCGACAGTTCATTCTGGATCAAAAGCTGGTTGATGTGCCGCCGGGTGAACTGCGGATGGAGGAAATGCCACCGTTTTTGCGTGACATCACCATTGCCGCCATTGAGCGCACCGGTCCCTTTGAAAAAGCTGAATTACCGAGTTTCTTTTTTGTGACGCTTCCGGATCCAAAAGCCTGTTCAAATGAGCAAGCTGAAATGTTACGCGCCCATAGCCGTATGATGCGCCAGACCACGATTGTCCACGAAGCCTATCCGGGACATTTCGTCCAGGGATTGCACTGGGCATTGACTCCGTCAGCCGTTCGCAAATCCTTTAGCAGTATGACGTTTGTCGAAGGCTGGGCCCATTACTGCGAGCAAATGATGGCGGAGCAGGGGTTTTGGGATGATGACCCGCAGTTGTTTCTTTTCCAGGAATTTGATGCCTTGTTACGGATTGGCCGGGTGATTGCGGCCACGCGGATGCACACCGAAGGCATGACCGTGGCCGAAGCTGAAGCCTTTTTACAAAAGGAAGTCTGGCAGGAACCGGTACTGGCTCGAATGGAAGCCCATCGCTATATGCGTGACCCGTTTGTTTTGGTTTACAGTTGGGGGAAATGGCAGTTTCAATCGTTGCTCGAAGAGTTTCGCCGTCAGCAGGGAAGTGACTTTTCACTTGGCGACTTCCACAATCAAGTCCTGGCCCACGGCGAACCACCCGTGGAACTCCTGCGTCGGCTGGTCCTTGAAGCTTGA